A window of Metabacillus sp. B2-18 contains these coding sequences:
- a CDS encoding DUF2642 domain-containing protein, with the protein MSVNHSHDKVPYIQNPIDQPGYVHHQPASHSPIYPIAGIPQPTNYSTNLDPVFVQHISRHQGQKVALVTTAGRIEGEVAGVAVDHVQINLDDRALHIRLSQVILFEGPLASYRENNE; encoded by the coding sequence ATGTCCGTAAATCATTCACACGATAAAGTGCCATATATTCAAAACCCTATTGATCAACCTGGATATGTTCATCATCAACCAGCATCCCATTCGCCTATTTATCCGATAGCTGGTATTCCTCAACCTACTAATTATTCCACCAACTTAGACCCAGTTTTTGTTCAGCACATTAGTAGACATCAAGGACAAAAAGTTGCATTAGTGACTACAGCTGGACGAATTGAAGGTGAAGTAGCCGGTGTAGCGGTTGATCATGTTCAAATTAATTTAGATGATCGCGCATTACATATTCGGCTTTCACAGGTGATTTTGTTCGAGGGGCCTTTAGCTTCTTATAGAGAGAACAACGAATAG
- a CDS encoding leucine-rich repeat domain-containing protein, which yields MGKWIADIEHFTHIKSLHIYFATDDLSFLEGFCNLEELYVVDSDNKEWSFIQSLTSLRYLYIQNCKFSNLIPIRNLFREQSERYDRASRESDTYQIFSGLKKLCLTNCGISDITPLADCKFIDDLNLSHNEISDISPLEGIRSLYYLTLRHNKITDITSLGELEGIYFINLRHNQIKDISALKKHRNSNLSRLFLAYNYIEDFTVLKGIHLIDSDIREAITDSEALNDLLDRKNGKYFGMVLCEAKNIIGKWSQGMLHLTGFEDTTLVFDENGTGYVHWYQIPFEMVDTFNWSIENGRITIKGINRFEFEKDKLVEKVASQLNISNADVLRNRRKGLDGKRVMAIELDVSSVEADDYYFNDAFGFVSEVIWDTDFSKKLRGIIWRE from the coding sequence TTGGGTAAATGGATTGCAGATATCGAGCATTTTACTCATATTAAATCATTGCATATTTACTTTGCCACAGATGACCTTAGTTTTTTGGAGGGGTTCTGCAATCTGGAAGAATTGTATGTAGTAGATAGTGATAATAAGGAATGGTCTTTTATTCAAAGTTTGACGAGTCTCAGATACCTGTATATACAGAATTGTAAATTCTCCAATTTAATTCCTATCCGAAATCTGTTCAGAGAACAATCGGAGCGGTATGACAGGGCAAGTAGGGAATCGGATACGTATCAAATTTTCAGTGGATTAAAGAAATTATGTTTAACGAATTGTGGTATTAGTGATATTACTCCTTTAGCAGATTGTAAGTTTATCGATGACTTAAATCTTTCTCATAATGAAATAAGCGATATCAGTCCACTCGAGGGCATAAGAAGCCTTTATTACTTAACTTTGAGACACAACAAAATCACTGATATTACATCATTAGGGGAATTAGAAGGAATTTATTTTATAAACCTTAGACATAATCAAATCAAGGATATTTCTGCATTAAAGAAACATCGAAATTCAAATCTGAGTCGTTTATTTTTAGCTTATAACTATATTGAGGATTTTACTGTACTAAAAGGGATTCATTTAATTGATAGTGATATTCGGGAAGCTATAACTGATTCAGAAGCATTAAATGATTTACTAGACCGTAAAAATGGCAAATATTTTGGAATGGTTCTTTGTGAAGCCAAGAACATCATTGGAAAATGGTCACAAGGTATGTTACACCTTACAGGTTTTGAGGATACGACCCTTGTCTTTGATGAAAATGGAACAGGATATGTTCATTGGTATCAAATACCATTTGAAATGGTCGATACATTTAATTGGTCTATTGAGAATGGGCGTATAACTATAAAAGGAATTAATAGATTTGAATTTGAGAAAGATAAATTAGTAGAAAAAGTGGCTTCTCAGTTAAATATATCTAATGCAGATGTTTTGAGAAATAGAAGAAAAGGTTTAGATGGTAAAAGGGTAATGGCAATAGAACTCGATGTATCTTCAGTTGAGGCAGATGATTATTATTTCAATGATGCATTTGGTTTCGTAAGTGAAGTAATATGGGATACAGATTTCTCTAAAAAGTTAAGAGGAATTATATGGAGAGAGTAG